A genomic window from Silene latifolia isolate original U9 population chromosome Y, ASM4854445v1, whole genome shotgun sequence includes:
- the LOC141628020 gene encoding protein FAR1-RELATED SEQUENCE 5-like, with product MWREITRVGCTAGISFRRLPLGKYEVYNFIEAHSHAMVTPATMIHLMSCRKLNLVHKKMIIDNSHVNQGSVKTFRIFKEYVRGYKNVGASLEYFKNFSRDVKKFIKEYDAEMLIEGFMQKRATCPSFYFDFDVNEEKRLTKVFWANPIAMKKYALFGDSVSFDTKFDFNEYRIVFCPITGVDNHKKCVTFAAGLIMRENEESFIWLFDNFMKAMGGCYHIALITDQCQGIKEGVKNVFSGNTQNRFFMWHIMKKLPDKAGSTIYKDTHFLKEINYIVWNEDIESTQFESSWFSMIEKHDLTGNEWLKSMFDDRNLWIPAYFRDTYMSGFMRTTSRSESENSFFGNITNPNLSLVQFWIRFHFTMDAQRWKHSKLTTDSKNSSPILSTPLSIEKKCAEFYTPTVFYEFQEVLKGACYSCNEANRSTKEGDLEHLFFMDQESKKVYAVDFGGKTFMWSNCAIFRRIFNDVGTSLEADCGSIDTRENNICELWSEVFTSVSLVKDDEEKERELLILLQSFNEKLLLSSGSKKSKSKKTQMETLLGAKIRTKAHILHPNQAKSKVSGRRMNSDKEMAMEEHDKPIRKSRAYGEMAHHDSRSCPS from the exons ATGTGGAGGGAAATAACAAGAGTTGGGTGTACTGCAGGGATTAGTTTTAGGAGGCTTCCTTTGGGTAAGTACGAGGTGTATAATTTTATTGAGGCGCACTCACATGCAATGGTAACTCCAGCCACAATGATTCACCTAATGTCATGTAGGAAGCTCAACCTTGTGCATAAGAAAATGATAATAGATAACTCACATGTTAACCAGGGGTCTGTGAAGACATTTCGAATATTCAAAGAGTATGTTAGGGGATATAAAAATGTAGGGGCGTCCTTAGAATATTTTAAGAATTTTTCAAGGGATGTAAAAAAATTTATCAAAGAGTATGATGCGGAAATGCTGATAGAGGGCTTCATGCAAAAAAGAGCTACGTGTCCCTCATTTTATTTCGATTTTGATGTTAACGAGGAAAAAAGACTCACTAAGGTTTTTTGGGCTAATCCAATTGCAATGAAGAAATATGCGCTCTTTGGCGATTCTGTGTCTTTTGACACCAAATTCGATTTTAACGAATATCGTATAGTGTTTTGTCCTATTACGGGTGTTGACAACCATAAAAAATGTGTCACTTTTGCGGCTGGTTTGATAATGCGAGAGAATGAAGAGTCTTTTATCTGGCTTTTTGACAATTTTATGAAGGCAATGGGTGGGTGTTATCATATAGCTCTAATTACTGACCAATGTCAAGGTATTAAAGAAGGGGTAAAAAATGTGTTTTCAGGCAACACACAAAACAGATTCtttatgtggcatatcatgaaaaAATTGCCAGATAAGGCTGGTTCAACCATTTACAAAGACACACACTTTCTAAAAGAAATAAATTATATCGTTTGGAATGAAGATATCGAGTCAACTCAATTTGAGTCGAGCTGGTTTTCAATGATTGAAAAACATGATTTGACTGGAAATGAGTGGCTGAAATCCATGTTTGACGACCGCAATTTATGGATTCCTGCGTATTTTCGGGACACTTATATGAGTGGGTTTATGAGGACAACTTCAAGGTCGGAATCCGAGAATAGTTTCTTCGGCAACATCACCAACCCCAACCTATCACTTGTTCAGTTTTGGATACGCTTCCACTTCACAATGGATGCTCAACGCTGGAAGCATTCTAAGTTAACTACTGATTCTAAAAACTCCTCTCCTATCTTGTCAACTCCCCTTTCTATAGAAAAGAAATGTGCTGAATTTTACACACCAACCGTGTTTTATGAATTTCAAGAAGTATTGAAAGGTGCATGCTACTCTTGTAATGAAGCCAACAGAAGCACGAAAGAAGGTGACCTAGAGCATTTATTTTTTATGGATCAAGAGAGCAAGAAAGTCTATGCTGTCGATTTTGGTGGGAAAACATTTAT GTGGAGCAATTGTGCAATATTTCGTCGTATCTTTAATGATGTAGGGACATCCTTAGAAGCTGATTGTGGGTCAATTGACACAAGAGAAAACAATATATGTGAGTTATGGTCAGAGGTATTCACTTCAGTGTCACTTGTGAAGGATGATGAGGAGAAGGAGAGAGAGTTACTCATATTGCTTCAGAGTTTCAATGAGAAGTTGTTGCTTTCAAGTGGTAGCAAGAAGTCAAAAAGCAAGAAAACTCAAATGGAGACACTTCTTGGCGCTAAAATACGTACTAAAGCTCATATTCTACATCCAAATCAAGCAAAAAGTAAGGTATCAGGACGAAGGATGAATTCTGACAAAGAAATGGCAATGGAGGAGCACGATAAGCCTATAAGGAAATCTCGTGCTTATGGGGAAATGGCACACCATGATAGTAGAAGTTGTCCGAGTTAA